From the Hordeum vulgare subsp. vulgare chromosome 1H, MorexV3_pseudomolecules_assembly, whole genome shotgun sequence genome, the window TGCACATTTCTTATCATCTCCTTCCGAACATATTCCCCACCTTCCAGTACCCACCAGCGAATCCCCCGAACCAATCTCCCGAAGCAGCGATGGCCCCCAAGGCGGAGAAGAAGCCGGCGGCGAAGAagcccgcggaggaggagccgaccACGGAGAAGGCCGAGAAGGCCCCGGCGGCGAAGAAGCCCAAGGCCGAGAAGCGTCTGCCGGCGGGCAAGACCGCCTCCAAGGAGGGCGGCGAGAAGAAGGGcaggaagaagggcaagaagagcGTGGAGACGTACAAGATCTACATCTTCAAGGTTCTCAAGCAGGTCCACCCCGACATCGGCATCTCCTCCAAGGCCATGTccatcatgaactccttcatcaacgacatcttcgaGAAGCTCGCCGGCGAGGCCGCCAAGCTCGCTCGCTACAACAAGAAGCCCACCATCACCTCCCGGGAGATCCAGACCTCCGTCCGCCTCGTCCTCCCCGGGGAGCTCGCCAAGCACGCCGTCTCCGAGGGCACCAAGGCCGTCACCAAGTTCACCTCCTCTTAGATCGCTAGtgtctttcagtgcttgtagttaccaTGGTGTTTGACTAGTTTGTCTGAATCTAAAAGTGTTCGTGATGGATGAAATCTGTTGGATGTATTTATGCAGTGATGCTCTTGGGAAGCTCTAATCTGGAACACAAATGTGCATTCCTCATATGCGATTTGTTTCTATCAGATACTGTTTGGTACTCTAGTAGAATGCTAATGTTTGGTACTTGTTTTGCAAACTGACATCTAGTAGAATGCTAATGTTTGGTACTCTTCTGAACTGAACTCTGCCAtgtttggccatttgcagtttaatgtcttttgttgttgttggggaGTCATTCTATTAGTGGTTGACTATGGTTATATGTAAGTAGTAGTATACTATTGTTAGTGACTGCTTCTGCGATTTGTTTTGTATTATAAGTGCTTTTACTAATGTCTGCCAAGTGATTGTGCTTTCGTAGCAACTTGGGTCCCAGAATCATGATATTGTGCATTATGTGCGGAACCCAGTGCTGTCCAATCGGGTTGGCTTGTTTCCCGCCATGATTATCGGTAATAAGAGCGACCCAATAGTATGCTATCTCAATAGTAGTTTTCGTAAGTTTGCGTTGCTTATCTATCAGTCAATTGGTTAGGCTGGAACAGCTTGGTCCTGGTCCTATTGATGGTGTTACTCTGAAAATTAGACTAGCTGTCCATTTCTTGCAGGAAGGTGTTCCTTAAACAAGGTGATGTGCTAGAGGCATGCACGTTTGCTGTATCCATGATGGAAGCTATGGTCTTCTGGCTGCATCTTCTGACCTGCTGGTAGCATGTACTCATAAAAGGTGAACTATCTGCACTTAGGTTGAAGGATTGATAACTTCTGTGACTTGCCACGGTGGTATTATGTAAAGTGTTGGATTTGTGATAGCTGCGGCGACCTGAATCTGCGTACATGTGTTCTGTAACAGCGCGGAAAAGGAAGTGCACATGTACAGCTTCTCGAACTAAAGATTGACTGGCTGGTGAGTGCTTCTCATCTACGGCCTCTCATCCTGATCTTCAGATACTGCAGCAATTCAGAAATCGTTTAACCTTGGCGCTTCTGCTCGGGTTCAGCCTCAAGCACGGAGGGTCCTTTGCGCTTgatctccttggccttggccttggcGTCCTCGGGCGTGTCGTCAGGGTTGTCGTGGGCGAACAGGTGGCCTTCTTCAACCTTGACGCACTTGTCGATCAAGTTGAACAGCTCCATGGCTGTGCTCAGGGTGTCGTTGACAGCGAGGTTTTTGCACATCTTGAGGTCCTTGACGTCATTGGTGAACGCCATGATGATCGCCTCGTCCGTGGCAAGCGTAATCTTGTTACGCACCTGGCTGAACCGCTGGATGTACTGGCGAAGGGTCTCATCACGGCGTTGCTTCACGCACTGCACGTTGTTGACGTAAAGGGGACGGTCGTGCGTGCCCCTGAAGTTGGCGAGGAACAACTCACAGAGTCGCTTCACGAAGAGACTGAGTCCTCGGGCAAGTTCAGGAGCAAGAATCGTGCGCCATCCTTGAGCGTCGTCGGAAGCTAGTTCGCCATGACCTTGTAATTGGCGTCCGCCACTTCGACGCTCAGGACGTAGAGTTGAAGGAACTATGCAGGGTCGAGGGAGCCGTCGTAGTGCGtggcaggtcgggcttgaacttagcTGACCAAACCATCCCGTGAAGTTCGCGGGTGGAGGCCCGACAAGCTATGGTGCTTGAGTGGCCGCCGTGCACGAGGACGACTTGGTTCTAGCGCCCGACCTGAGCATGACGGAGGCTGTGGAGTTCATCATCACTCAATCGAAGGAGATGGCAGAGCGACACGTCATTCTGGATTCCATCCGGGATGAGGATGAGGTGAAGGCCAACCGCGGGCTCATCCGACGTAGGCCGACGCCCTCTTCGACGAGTTGGGCGCAAAGATTGAGGCGGAGGAGGCCGCAACGGAGCAGTCGGAGCGGGCGGAGATGCAACACACGATCATTTATTCGTCGAAGGGCACGGAGATCGTCGACATCTCCGACAAGGAGTAGCTAGGTTGTACGTAATACATAGGTTTTATTTCTTGCATTTCTTTTATAATATGTATTTGATGATCATAATATAATTTTTTTGAATGTAGATTGTATTTTTGAGACTTGATGGTTAGTATCCGTGAACGCTTGGATGTATGCGCGGCGTTTACGCGGCTGAATTTGAAGGATTGTGGTGTAGATGCTTTAAGATGATTTGTTTCACTACGTCTGGTCCGGGCGTCCGGTGGTGACGCTGTATTTTCGGCCCATCCTCGATCATGCCACTCGTGTGAACTCCACAAAGAAATCCACGCAGCGCAGTTGCAATCAACCAGTCAGAACCGAGGAACACCCACGCCACGGATCGCTGCCCACGATCCGCGTGCCTCGCCTTAAACCAAATCCACACCATCCACAGCCCGCAGATCCAACGTTCGAAAACTCACTCCCATCTCCTTCGCTCCCGAAACTCGGAGCGCCGAAAACACAAAGCGCGGAAAATTGCCTTCCTTCTTCCTCATTCCAATCCCTTGTTCGAAAACTCACTCCCATCTCCTCTTGTTAAAAGGACCCCCGAATCCCTCCCTTCTTCCTCATTCCAATCCCAAATCTCCCAAGCAATCCTCTCCCCGCGCCCACCAAACCGAATCCTCCCGCCCCAATGGCCCGCACGAAGCAGACGGCGAGGAAGTCCACCGGCGGCAAGGCCCCGCGGAAGCAGCTGGCCACCAAGGCGGCCCGCAAGTCCGCGCCGGCCACCGGCGGCGTGAAGAAGCCGCACCGCTTCCGCCCCGGCACCGTCGCGCTCCGGGAGATCCGCAAGTACCAGAAGAGCACGGAGCTGCTCATCCGCAAGCTCCCCTTCCAGCGCCTCGTGCGGGAGATCGCGCAGGACTTCAAGACCGACCTCCGCTTCCAGAGCTCCGCCGTCTCCGCGCTCCAGGAGGCCGCCGAGGCCTACCTCGTCGGCCTCTTCGAGGACACCAACCTCTGCGCCATCCACGCCAAGCGCGTCACCATCATGCCCAAGGACATCCAGCTCGCCCGCCGCATCCGTGGCGAGAGGGCCTAGGCTGCTTCCTGCTTCCCAGTGTCTGATCTGGTCTCGAGGTGTAGAGATGTGTTGGTTTCTTGTTAGGTCGTGCCTGTGGTAGTAAGATTCCTCGTCGGCTGTGTTATGGTGTGATGTATGTGATGGTACCATCTTGTTATCATCATCAATGGGAAGTTTGCAATCTGATTTTAAACATGACTGTTTGTCTGATCTCAGTAAGCGTTTTTGGCAGAAGTTGCTGGTAAAGGTGCCACTGAATCTGATAAACATGACGTTCACATGCCCCAGTTCAGTTCAATCTGCCCCTGCTCAGATAGTGGATTGGATAACTTTCTCTTCTTTGGCTGCAGTTTGTGATAGGATTTCACATAGCGTTATCCATGCCCTTGATAGGATTTTCAGTTTGGCCCACCTCATGATTAGTAGGCTTACCTCCCTGATGTTTGCTAGGTAGTACAACAATGAAAGTTTCTGAAATCTGTAGGTCACTGGCTATCCCCACAGTATGTCTTACTCTTATTCTGAATCATTGCATTTGTCGAAATTATTAGAAGTTTAATATTCATTTCTTCCTGTCGAGTATTACTTGGTTGTTGCATTTTTACTGAGAGTGCATGTGCATCCAGAAATTTTGTGTTGACTAAACTACTCTTAACCATTCAAATCAGCCTTCCATGCAGCAGTCCTGCCAAACCCATATATTCGTATCATTTTTATGCACTCCTGAAGTAATAGACTATGATATGGTTGATTAGTGATGACTACTGAAGTATACCTAGCAAACATCAACTCAACTGCCGCCGTTGCGTTTCTTATTGTTCCAAGGTTACCTGATTCTATTCTCTTTAATTAATGCACAACTTTGCTGTGAAAACCGCATTATTCAGAGCTCTGCCGTCTCCCTGCTGCAGGAGGGCGCCGGGGCCTGCCTCGCCGGCCTCTTCAGGGACACACCTTTGTGCCATCCGTTGTGAGAGGGGGCCTATTCCTAGTTTCTGATCTGAAGGTGTAGATATGTGCTAGTTTCTTATAATTAGCCTGTGGTATGTGGTAGTAAGATTCCTCGTTTGTGCTGTGATGCAGTGTCTCATTAATGTTACCATCTTATTATCATCATCAGTGGGAAGTTACCAACCTGATAAGCATCACTGCCTGTTTTTACGATTCAGCAAAATGGTTTTGTTTATCATCATCACTCGCTGAAAAGGTTTACGGTTCAGCAGATCTGATAAGCATCATGGAGCCTGTTTTTACGATTTCTCACTGAAAAGGTTTTCAAAATTGCTCCTGTTTAAGCTTCAATGATGTTAGCTATGTCAACGTTCCGCAGTTTGTTTGTTGGAATTGGTGCCACTGTATCTGACGAACATGATTTTCAAATGCTCCAGCTCAGTTCAATCTGCCTCCCTGCTCACGGTGTGATCCTACTGATGTTGTCCCAAACCATTCCAGGTTATTGTATAATGTGCCTTGCTCACTTAGTTCAGGCACACGTGGAAAGGAAGAAAATGGAATGGATCACTGTCTCTTGTTCTTTGGCTGTCAtgacttttcttcttcttgaaacGGGAATTTATTAATTAGGGAATATAATTGTCATTACAGTCACACCGGATCAAGTTCGACAGGCAGGTCTGCGCTGAATCCCGCAACTCTCCGGGCAAGCTCTTGAGTTAGGCCGTCATCCGTTTTATATAtaaaacaacaactagaatacacGACTGCACGATACAAGGTGACAAGTAAGCCCTATTACAAAGCCGATGAAAGGGTAATCGGACAACAAAAGTCGCAACGGAAAAGGACACACAAAGGCACAAAAAACCCACCCGAGGACATTTCTGAGCAAGAGCAAAGGATAGTCTGAACACCTTGCCATGGCCCGACATACAACGCCTGAGCTCCATGAATACGCCGTCGGAAGGGTAACAGTGCAAAGCGTGCTGCTCCCAACATACATGGGTTTCCACCTGGAGCCCTAGCACTCGGCGAGACCCGCGACAACGTCTTCAAGAGAGACCCGCGACGACGTCTTCAAGAGAAAAGCGGTGCCAACATGCATCGTCGGTGCCATGCCACGGAGTTTCCACTCGGAAACTCAACTTCACCACCACGAGGCACCTAGGTCACAGTCATGACGAAGTCCAGCCCACCCGAACCACATCTAGACATCGCCACCTCCATCGGAGGAGAATGTGCCAGTGCCACCcgccattgtatcccttgttgccCACACGACATCACACACCGTCCTttcagcacatgagcttgtgccgtTTTCGTTGGTACAATATGTAGATGATTGTCTTGCACATGTTGTTGTACTTGTACTGAAAACTGCTATCCTCAATTTCTTTTCTATGTATTTTGCTTTTTTGTGTATTGTTTTGTATTACCTCTGTAAATTTTATAAGGCATTTTATGTCATTAAAGTAGTGACCTAAAACATCTTATAAAAGTTTAAAGAGGGGGTACCTTCTAAGACCTGATGCCTTGTTTGAGCCTTTAATAATTTAAAGCCAGGAGTTGCTCGTGCCTTTCGTGTACATATATAGTAATCTAAAtagttgttttaaaaaaaaaggaggctcatccgggcctctccatcataatgatgcatgcagccatattattaagCAAATAAAGTTTCAAACAGGTTCAATATTTCAAAAAAAAGAGCACACATAGCTCATaaaagagaagaaaaccaaatgcCACATCCGGCAATGTAAAGAAAAAATAGGCTACGATGACTAAACACCTAGTCTATTAGCGTGCCGCCATCCATATCGGTCGAAGATAGCGTGCGCTGCCGTCTCCCACCGGTTGCACCCAGTAACCAAAAGCTCTCTCGACTCCGTTGGCGTGAGTAACGACCACATACGGATCCAAGCCGTAGCTCCGTAAATGACCTGCAAAATATTGATAAAGTTCTTCCTATTAAAAATCATGTCGTTTCtacagttccatatagcccaaagcaTGTCACAAATTCCTATTTGAATGTGTCTCGTTGTGTTAATGTCCACTCCATTAAGCCACATCCCAAATAACATGTTCATACTCCTTGGAGGGTTTATATTGAAAGCTATATGAATactatgccataaaagcc encodes:
- the LOC123440449 gene encoding histone H2B.1-like, which gives rise to MAPKAEKKPAAKKPAEEEPTTEKAEKAPAAKKPKAEKRLPAGKTASKEGGEKKGRKKGKKSVETYKIYIFKVLKQVHPDIGISSKAMSIMNSFINDIFEKLAGEAAKLARYNKKPTITSREIQTSVRLVLPGELAKHAVSEGTKAVTKFTSS
- the LOC123440459 gene encoding histone H3.2 translates to MARTKQTARKSTGGKAPRKQLATKAARKSAPATGGVKKPHRFRPGTVALREIRKYQKSTELLIRKLPFQRLVREIAQDFKTDLRFQSSAVSALQEAAEAYLVGLFEDTNLCAIHAKRVTIMPKDIQLARRIRGERA